A window of the Microplitis mediator isolate UGA2020A chromosome 5, iyMicMedi2.1, whole genome shotgun sequence genome harbors these coding sequences:
- the LOC130668655 gene encoding T-related protein: MQSTTSTLDLDGSTGRSSGCCGDADHHRNGEDDEERSERSRSCQLSLSLEDRELWTRFQTITNEMIVTKNGRRMFPVVKVVARGLEPAAMYTLLLEFVQIDPHRWKYVNGEWVPGGKAEVAPPNPIYIHPESPNFGAHWMKEAISFAKVKLTNKSNGNGQIMLNSLHKYEPRVHLVRVGAEEQRTVLTYRFPETQFIAVTAYQNEEVTGLKIKYNPFAKAFLDAKERPTDQQTYPQYTSAWFLPQPAMSYEYAPPSAIAMTQSQVSNSSCNLSNTCTVSPGSHKSSCRTSPYTIRHKYLQEEENVDPYGTVPLLHSAYVTSNWSPRSPEPLPALNPSLPQEWPASPLPSPTSSSPAPYTHLSPLGRPGNSSTVPTTCTFYIPQAPCNTTHDHESSNWLHPGISDQVTQQQSYLNLNLHLHHQLPTYSPRGTTLQVLQQPNDITQHPVQEHGYDHHGYHQSPDHTHPDQTHLLELHSHSEATSTAPTDQYDPKSQGHNHSHTLAVYQDTQETETRVGEARRYITSVIDHRHSIVSTTTAAATAVGNQRDPNAGDNQTWTPLTPPPVTQNTSI, translated from the exons ATGCAATCGACAACTTCGACGTTAGATCTCGATGGATCTACGGGGAGGTCGTCTGGGTGCTGCGGTGATGCTGATCATCATCGCAATGGTGAAGATGATGAAGAACGATCCGAACGATCGAGATCGTGTCAATTATCTTTGTCGTTGGAAGATCGTGAACTGTGGACTAGATTTCAGACCATTACTAATGAAATGATTGTCACTAAAAATGGAAG ACGAATGTTTCCAGTCGTAAAAGTTGTTGCGAGAGGTCTAGAACCCGCGGCAATGTATACTTTGCTTCTGGAATTTGTACAGATTGATCCGCAcag aTGGAAATATGTCAATGGTGAATGGGTACCAGGTGGTAAAGCAGAAGTAGCACCACCAAATCCTATCTATATACATCCAGAGAGTCCAAATTTCGGCGCGCACTGGATGAAAGAAGCAATATCATTCGCTAAAGTTAAACTTACCAACAAATCTAATGGTAACGGTCAGATAATGTTGAATTCTTTGCATAAATATGAGCCCCGAGTACATTTAGTTCGCGTAGGTGCCGAAGAACAGCGGACt GTCCTAACATACAGATTTCCAGAAACTCAATTCATTGCTGTCACCGCGTATCAAAACGAAGAGGTCACaggactaaaaataaaatacaatccCTTTGCAAAAGCATTTTTGGACGCTAAAGAACGCCCGACTGATCAGCAAACTTATCCGCaat ataCAAGCGCTTGGTTTCTTCCGCAACCGGCAATGAGTTATGAATACGCTCCACCGTCGGCAATAGCAATGACTCAAAGTCAAGTATCTAATTCATCGTGTAATCTGTCAAATACCTGCACAGTATCACCAGGAAGTCATAAAAGTTCATGTAGAACATCACCTTATACTATTAGACATAAATATCTCCAAGAAG AAGAAAATGTCGATCCATATGGTACAGTACCACTACTTCATTCAGCGTACGTAACAAGTAATTGGTCACCACGAAGTCCAGAGCCGCTGCCTGCATTAAATCCATCATTACCACAAGAATGGCCAGCATCGCCGCTACCATCACCAACTTCATCGTCACCGGCACCTTACACTCACTTGTCGCCACTTGGAAGACCTGGTAATTCCTCAACAGTACCAACAACCTGTACATTCTACATCCCCCAAGCTCCATGCAACACAACTCATGACCACGAATCATCGAACTGGCTGCATCCCGGGATATCCGACCAAGTGACCCAGCAGCAGTCATACTTGAACCTAAATCTCCATCTGCACCATCAGTTACCTACTTACTCACCCCGCGGTACGACTCTCCAGGTGCTTCAGCAACCCAACGACATCACGCAGCATCCAGTCCAGGAGCACGGATACGATCATCACGGTTACCATCAGTCTCCTGATCATACTCATCCAGATCAGACTCATTTGCTCGAATTACATTCACATAGTGAAGCAACGTCGACAGCACCCACTGATCAGTATGACCCCAAGAGCCAGGGTCACAATCACAGTCACACTCTAGCTGTGTATCAAGACACCCAAGAAACTGAGACACGAGTCGGCGAAGCGAGACGTTACATTACCAGTGTTATTGATCATCGTCATTCAATCGTTTCCACTACGACTGCTGCTGCAACTGCTGTTGGCAATCAAAGAGATCCTAATGCTGGAGACAATCAAACCTGGACTCCACTTACTCCGCCACCAGTCACACAAAACACCAGTATTTGa